A stretch of DNA from Shewanella sediminis HAW-EB3:
TTGCCGGGCTTAAATTGACCGTGTTTGAGCGGTTTTTGGTCATGATGGTGATAGGTCTTTCAATCGAGGTGAGCTGATCCCACTCAAATTGTGAACCTGTCACGATGGATTTTGCCATCTCAAGACTACTCACCATGACTGCTAATGGTTTACCCGGTCGTCTCTTTCGCTCTCTCAACCGCTGAACCGCATCATGATTGGTCGCGTCACAGACTAAATGGAATCCACCAAGCCCTTTAATTGCAACTATTTCGCCTTGTAATAGCCGTTGAACCGTTTCGGTCAGTGCCATATCTGCATGCGAGACGATATCTCCATCGCTCGAGAGCAGAGACAGTTGTGGCCCGCACTGCGGGCAGCTGACGGGCTGAGCATGGTAACGCCTGTCCATTGGATCGAGATAGGAAGCTTCACAACGTGAACACATGGCAAAGCTTGCCATTGAGGTGTGTTTTCTGTCGTAGGGCAAGGCCTTAATCAGAGTATATCTTGGGCCGCAGTTGGTGCAGTTAGTAAACGGATAACGGTAATGGCGGTTATCCGGGGCATTGATCTCCTCCAGACAGGCGCTGCAGCAACTCTTATCGGGCGAGACTGCCACAACAGCACTCGTGTTACCATCACTGGCCACTATGATGAAATCCTGGCAATCATCGACAATGGCAATCGGCTTTGAGCTGAGCGTATCGATACGAGCGAGCGGGGGAGGAGAGGTATCAAAACGCGCGATAAAACTTTCAATATTGCGCCATTTCCCCTGAACTTCAATGGTGACTCCCTGGCCATTGTTGAGCACGAAACCACAGAGTTCTTCATCCTTAGCATAGCGATAGACGAAGGGGCGGAAGCCGACCCCTTGAACGATACCTGTGACAATGATTTCAACCCTTACAGCCGAGTTCGGCTGTAAGGAAGAGAGAGTGTTATTTTCTCTTGTTTCAATCATGGGCTACTGTCTTCGCTTTTTAAGGTAAAGCCCGCCAACGGCAAGGTTGTTACCATCGAGATCCAGTCTATGATTGATTTTCAGAGGGAAATTTTTACCGAGTCTCAGAGATAACCTTTGAGTTAGCACTTCGTTGGCAAATTCACTACCGGCTAATATGACCGAATTGACCCCAATATTAAGATCCAGATGTTCAATCCAGTTCGCCAAAAAGTCGGCCAGTGAATCCTGCATACCGAATGCTAGCTTATATGAGTCTCTATCATCGGCTAATCGGAAACTTATCAGTGACCCCAATGTTTTACACCAGTTCAAGCTTCGATGTGCTTCACCTTTAGTGAGGGGATAATCGATTCTAGGTGAGTTAGACCCTCTGTGAGCCATGGCGCAACTGATTAAGGCATCGGAAAGTGCATCTTTAGTCAAGGCCTTGGTTGGCAGCCCAAGGATGATCGCCGCAATAGCCCAAAGGCTCTGTAGGTTATCCGTTGGCGAGGCTAAATTCAGATCCAGAAGTCTGAGGTAATCATCCGGATATTTCTGTTTAAACTTTTCAACCACGCCACGTTGCGGGCTCTGTTCCAGGTGATGGTAGATGTCATAACCTGTGGTCGGAAGCGCTGGCAGAGAGAAGAATAACTCAGATTTTTGATCTCTGTCTTGAGTCACAATCTGGCCAGTCTGCTCCTGGCTAAAGTAGATCACAGCGCTATTTTTAAACTGACCACTCTCAAGATTTCCTGCGTGAAGGGCACAGATCCCGGCGTCGCTTCTTTCGCCACCAGTTCCTTCTGTATCCGACTGAGAACAGTTGATCAGTCCCTTCTTCCACCTTGCGACTACGCCATTGAAACTCGCCTCATCGTGCAGAGGTTCCGGGGCATTTTCTAAAACGACAACGGGGTCGTTATTGTCGATTTCACTGGATATTTTACTCCATGCCGATTGGATCCAAACCATAGGTTTGCTGAGATTGTCGGCATGAAAGTAGACCCAATCGATCCCTTTCTGCCTTAATATTTCACACAGAACGACCACGGCGCGATTATAGGCAAAGCAGATATCGTAAAGAGGCGCATCCAGTTTTGGGTGATCGTTAACCGGGCGGGCGGTGATTAATGGCTTTTCAATGCTCGACAGGGCTAAGATTTGATGATCTTTGAGGTGGAACTGGGCGTTGAGAGTATTGGGATTACAGATAAGTAGCTTATCCCGGCCCGTATTGCTTAAAGGTGAAAGACTGAATGTGATGGTATCTTTATTTGGAAGTTGAGCTTCGCCATCTCTCAGTAAGGAATCTGCAATTGAAACAATATCGGTATAGGAGAGGCCCAAATGCTTTTCATGGAGACGGGTTCGGCCATGGCAACAGTCGCACTTCAAGGAGATATCGCCGAACAGAGGAGATTGGTTATCACCGAACAGTGGCAGGCACTGTTGACAAAATTCCTGCTCTACCTTGGCATCGGGTAATAGTTGATGGCTACCCATACGTGAATCTATCAGAGATATGCGTGAATCTGTTAGCCACACAGAAATAAGGAAATCTTGTGCAATTGCATCGGCGAGGGATTCAAGTTCCTTTAACTCACCCTGGGCCTCGATAAAATAGACCTGCTCCTGATAACCTACAGTGATATTCAGCTGGTCATGATTAAGATATTGATTACACAGGTGCGCATAAAGGGGAACCTGTTTCGAACAGGTAAATTCAAACCTAATATTCTTCATTATAATTAACACCGCGTTTGTATGACTCGGGGATTAAGGTATTGATATCTGTTTCGTTGATTCGTTCACAGCTGAAATTAAGCTGATTAAGATGTGCTAAAAGTGTTTTTTCCATCAAAGGAACGGCAGCTTCTACCATAGGGGTTAAACCTAATGTCATCGGCTCCAGTACAGTTGGAGTGACACCTAAGATATAGGTTTTAGGACGATCGCCTACCATATCCATCATGTTCAATGTTTGCAGCATTTCAACTTCGTGAGCACTGCCTTGCCAGTCGATCTCTGCCGGGGCCTTATCGAAATCGAAGAAATAGACCTGTCCGGGTTCGACATCATGGGCATTTACGGTATCGACCACGATTAAGTAGTCATATTGACAGATAATCGGGATTAAACCTTGGGCGAGGGTGCCACCATCTGTAATATCCAGCTGGTCACTCTCATGGCTGAATTTATAATTTTCAGCGATATAATTGACGAAATGTACACCGATACCTTCATCTGCGTACAGGACATTGCCAATACCTAGTAGCAATACCTTCATTAAAACCTTGCCTTGTTGTTAGTGACTATCATCATCGATAAGTAAGGTTTATACCTGCTTTTAACACCACTTTCTATCCATGAAAATACAGTGATCAGATAATAATGGTCTAAAAATAATAAAAGTACGCCGATAAAAACATCGGCGTACCCTGATATTGCTTAATTACTACAATATCTACTAGTGCTTCTTGTGGTAATCATAACCAGAGACAATTGAATCTACAGAGTTATGCTTGAACCTGATACCTGACCATACGGCCATGTATACGTGCACAAGAACGAAGATGATAAATACCCAAGTAAGGTAGTGATGCCAAATTCTTACTTGTGCCAGTCCACCCATCTGTGCGGTGATCCAAGCTGCTGCATCCCACATCATGCCACCCATTCCAAGGTGGTAGACGTTGGCGTACAGTACCAGGCCAGTGATACAGATAATCAGAGCCATCAACGAGATCAATACATAGGTTGTGAACTGTAATGGTCCATAGACACCCGCTTTATTCAGGTGTCCCATCCATAAGTATGATTTCAAGTTTTTTACCCAGCTACTTACACTCGACACATCTCGGAAAGATCGACGTTCAATGTCGCTCTTGCCGAAGAAGAAGAGGTAAAAGCGCACCAGGGTGATGGCCGTTAACGCAAAGCCAAACACTAAGTGAGCAAAGCGGATATAGCTCTGAACCTGAATATCATTAGTTTCAGGTGCCACTAAAAATGGCCAAGATATATAAAATCCTGTGATAACCAGAACGAGTATCGACAGTGCCCGGAGCCAGTGAAAAATCCGGATCGCAGGGCTGAAGATCAAGTCTCTAGTATGGGTCGCAGAATGATTCATTTTGCTATCCCTCCCTTAGTGATTATTGGCCGTTGGGATCGATACGGAATTCACCCAACTCTTGTCCCTTAAAGTCCATAACATGTACAGAACAAGCCATACAAGGGTCAAATGAGTGAATGATTCGTATGACTTCCAGTGGTTTAGTTGGATCTTCCAACTTCAGACCAATCAAAGAAGCTTCATAAGGACCCATCTTTCCGTTGGCATCGACGGGACCTGCGTTCCAGGTTGTCGGTACTACGGCTTGATAGTTCTCTACAAGACCGCCTTTAATACGTATCCAGTGACTTAGCATGCCGCGAGGCGCTTCGATCATCGAGTGTCCAACG
This window harbors:
- the cybH gene encoding Ni/Fe-hydrogenase, b-type cytochrome subunit — encoded protein: MNHSATHTRDLIFSPAIRIFHWLRALSILVLVITGFYISWPFLVAPETNDIQVQSYIRFAHLVFGFALTAITLVRFYLFFFGKSDIERRSFRDVSSVSSWVKNLKSYLWMGHLNKAGVYGPLQFTTYVLISLMALIICITGLVLYANVYHLGMGGMMWDAAAWITAQMGGLAQVRIWHHYLTWVFIIFVLVHVYMAVWSGIRFKHNSVDSIVSGYDYHKKH
- a CDS encoding HyaD/HybD family hydrogenase maturation endopeptidase — encoded protein: MKVLLLGIGNVLYADEGIGVHFVNYIAENYKFSHESDQLDITDGGTLAQGLIPIICQYDYLIVVDTVNAHDVEPGQVYFFDFDKAPAEIDWQGSAHEVEMLQTLNMMDMVGDRPKTYILGVTPTVLEPMTLGLTPMVEAAVPLMEKTLLAHLNQLNFSCERINETDINTLIPESYKRGVNYNEEY